A single window of Methylomarinum sp. Ch1-1 DNA harbors:
- the glcF gene encoding glycolate oxidase subunit GlcF yields MQTRLADFVKQRPEHDELAAILRACVHCGFCNATCPTYQLLGDERDGPRGRIYLLKQALEGGPVSKLTQRHLDRCLNCRSCETTCPSGVQYGRLLDLGGKIVEERVARSLFEHWRRHGLRRILPYRQRFRRLLQLVRLLRPILPKSLRGKIPPKAATTPWPTRRHRRQMLVLVGCVQAELAPAIDVAAAKVLDRLGISLLAVENSGCCGALPYHLHDHQQARELARRNIDACWPYIEQGAEAVVMTASGCGVTVKDYDKLLERDPAYRDKARRFAGVVKDIGEVIGDEDLSGFKADGEKIAFHSPCTLQHGQQLNGRVESILTRIGYHLTPVRDSHLCCGSAGVYSLLQPELATQLQRNKLANLQAGQPDLIATANIGCLSHLQAGGAKVVHWIELLTEYE; encoded by the coding sequence ATGCAAACGCGACTGGCCGATTTCGTCAAACAACGACCGGAGCACGATGAGCTGGCCGCCATATTGCGCGCCTGTGTGCATTGCGGCTTTTGCAATGCCACCTGCCCGACCTATCAACTGCTGGGCGATGAACGGGACGGTCCGCGCGGGCGCATTTATCTGCTGAAGCAGGCCCTGGAAGGCGGTCCGGTCAGTAAACTGACGCAGCGGCATTTGGACCGTTGCTTGAATTGCCGTTCTTGCGAAACCACCTGTCCTTCCGGAGTCCAGTACGGACGTTTACTGGACCTGGGCGGAAAGATCGTCGAGGAAAGAGTGGCGCGCTCCTTATTCGAGCATTGGCGGCGTCATGGCTTGCGGCGCATTTTGCCCTATCGGCAGCGTTTTCGGCGGCTGCTGCAGTTGGTCCGCTTGTTGCGCCCCATACTGCCGAAGTCTTTGCGCGGCAAAATTCCGCCTAAGGCGGCCACGACGCCATGGCCTACTCGCCGGCATCGCCGTCAGATGTTGGTGTTGGTGGGCTGTGTGCAAGCGGAATTGGCGCCGGCAATCGATGTCGCGGCGGCCAAGGTGTTGGATAGGCTCGGGATCTCGCTGTTGGCGGTGGAAAACAGTGGTTGTTGCGGCGCGTTGCCCTATCATCTGCATGACCATCAGCAAGCCAGGGAGCTGGCGCGGCGCAATATCGACGCCTGTTGGCCCTATATCGAACAGGGAGCGGAGGCGGTGGTGATGACGGCCAGCGGTTGTGGCGTCACCGTCAAGGATTATGACAAGTTGTTGGAACGCGACCCGGCTTATCGGGACAAGGCGCGCCGCTTTGCAGGGGTGGTCAAGGATATTGGCGAAGTCATTGGCGACGAAGACTTGTCAGGATTCAAGGCGGACGGCGAAAAAATCGCCTTCCATTCTCCCTGTACTCTGCAGCATGGACAACAACTGAATGGCAGGGTCGAGTCGATTTTAACGCGCATCGGCTATCATTTGACGCCGGTGCGCGATAGTCATTTATGTTGTGGCTCGGCCGGCGTTTATTCCTTATTGCAACCGGAACTGGCGACGCAATTGCAACGCAATAAGTTAGCCAATTTGCAAGCCGGACAACCTGACTTGATCGCGACCGCCAATATCGGTTGCCTGAGCCATTTGCAGGCCGGCGGCGCCAAGGTCGTGCATTGGATAGAGTTATTAACTGAATATGAGTGA
- the glcE gene encoding glycolate oxidase subunit GlcE, with the protein MLNSCDMGSCDQSRRIQQAVENAVAERTPVNIVAGNSKSFYGRKAQGVDLDVGGHRGIVSYHPEELVITARAGTPLVEIRQMLAEQGQMLAFEPPFFAGTATLGGAIACGFSGSRRPFSGSARDFVLGCRIIDGRGEIATFGGEVMKNVAGYDVSRLMVGAMGTLGVLLQASLKVLPIPQREMSCVFSLAKAAAMEKMQQLALQSLPLSALSFDGELLYVRLSGADKAVRAAAQKIGGEVLADDGQYWHDLIEQRLDFFQSDQPLWRISLAPATPELALTGDRYFDWGGALRWLNSEEPAEKVFAAAAAANGHATLFRNGDSRGQLFQPLHGKLRELQHRVKKTFDPLGIFNPQRLYLDW; encoded by the coding sequence ATGCTGAATAGTTGCGATATGGGCTCATGCGACCAGTCCCGACGGATACAACAGGCGGTCGAAAACGCTGTCGCCGAACGGACGCCGGTTAATATCGTCGCCGGCAACAGCAAGTCTTTTTACGGGCGTAAGGCTCAGGGGGTCGATCTCGATGTCGGCGGACATCGCGGCATCGTCAGTTATCATCCGGAGGAGTTGGTCATCACCGCCAGGGCCGGCACTCCATTGGTCGAGATTCGCCAAATGCTGGCCGAGCAGGGGCAGATGCTGGCCTTTGAACCGCCGTTTTTCGCCGGCACGGCGACGCTCGGTGGCGCGATTGCCTGCGGTTTTTCCGGCAGTCGACGGCCTTTTAGCGGTTCGGCGCGCGATTTTGTGTTGGGTTGCAGGATCATCGATGGTCGCGGAGAGATAGCCACTTTCGGCGGTGAGGTGATGAAAAACGTGGCCGGCTATGATGTCTCCAGACTGATGGTCGGTGCGATGGGTACTCTAGGCGTTTTATTGCAAGCCTCATTGAAAGTGTTGCCGATTCCGCAACGGGAAATGAGCTGCGTTTTCAGCCTAGCAAAGGCCGCGGCGATGGAGAAAATGCAGCAATTGGCGTTGCAGTCATTGCCGCTTTCCGCGCTCAGTTTTGATGGTGAACTGCTATATGTGCGCTTGTCGGGCGCGGACAAGGCGGTGCGGGCGGCGGCGCAGAAAATCGGTGGCGAGGTGCTGGCCGATGACGGCCAATACTGGCATGACTTGATCGAACAACGCCTGGATTTCTTTCAGTCCGATCAGCCGCTGTGGCGGATTTCGCTGGCGCCGGCGACGCCTGAACTGGCGTTGACCGGCGACCGTTATTTCGATTGGGGCGGGGCCTTACGCTGGCTGAACAGTGAGGAACCGGCCGAGAAAGTTTTCGCCGCGGCGGCGGCCGCCAACGGCCACGCCACGCTGTTCAGAAATGGCGACAGCCGCGGCCAGCTGTTCCAGCCGCTGCACGGCAAGCTCAGGGAGCTGCAGCATCGAGTTAAAAAGACCTTCGATCCCTTAGGGATTTTCAATCCTCAACGACTGTACCTGGACTGGTAA
- a CDS encoding CsiV family protein, with the protein MEKRCFNTLMLLLIGFFSAALQADSKTFKIELVVFAQDMPNSEVFDQVDSEIEWPTRLADLGSYQQVAAQYRSLSGIYAKLERTPGYRPLLHVAWTQEIKADRLGAAVQIQSPDGSLNGYFRLQRGHYLHMVTDLEYSPEGWVIYRLNEKRRFKLNEIHYLDHPKFGVIARISPLS; encoded by the coding sequence AAAAAGATGCTTTAATACCCTGATGCTATTGCTGATCGGCTTTTTCAGCGCCGCTCTACAGGCCGATAGCAAGACCTTTAAAATAGAACTGGTGGTCTTTGCCCAGGATATGCCGAACAGCGAAGTGTTCGATCAGGTCGACAGCGAAATCGAATGGCCGACCAGGTTAGCCGATCTCGGCAGCTATCAGCAGGTGGCTGCGCAATACCGGAGTCTGAGCGGCATTTACGCCAAATTGGAGCGAACTCCCGGTTATCGTCCCTTGTTGCATGTCGCCTGGACTCAGGAAATCAAGGCCGACAGACTCGGCGCCGCCGTGCAAATTCAAAGTCCGGACGGCAGCCTCAATGGCTATTTCCGCCTGCAGCGCGGTCATTATCTACATATGGTCACCGACCTGGAATACAGCCCGGAGGGGTGGGTGATTTATCGTCTCAATGAGAAGCGCCGTTTCAAGCTGAACGAGATTCATTATCTGGATCACCCTAAATTCGGTGTCATCGCTCGGATTTCGCCGTTGTCTTGA